CGGAGAAGATAGACGCCATCCCTGAACTGCCCAAGCTTCGGTGTGAGCTTCTCGCCCTGAATCAGACGGATTAGGTCCTTTGCGAGCTCGGCCCCGGCCGCGATTGAGAGCAGAGCGCCCGAGCCGAACCGAGGATTCGCCTCGGTCAACTTGAGGCTGCCTTGTCTGTCGAGCAACCCTTGAATGACCGCCGGACCTGTCAATCGCAGTGACTCGGCAGCCCTCGCCACCAGCCGGATGAACTCCATGTTCCTGACAGTCCTACCCTTGAAGACCTCGCCGTCCCGAACGTAAATCCGTTCCCGTGGGACGACGCAGAGCGCCTTCCCGCTGAAATCCGACAGCGTGTCGAAGGAATACTCTGGCCCGGGCAGAAACTCCTGGACCACCGGGTCCGCAACACGTTTTAGGTAGAAACGTAGCTCATCTTCGCTTTCGAGCTTGAACACGCCCTTGCCGCCGATCCCGCGTCGCGGCTTGACCAGAAGTGGGTAACGCGGCCCCTCGCCGCCCGCCTCTAGCTGCTCCGGCAGCCACGTTGCCGGCGTGGGGATGCCGTTATCCCGAAAGAACCGATAAGTCCGATACTTATCATCGCAGATAGCGATGGTCTCGGGGCTGGAGACGACCGCCGTGATACCGCTCTTCCTCAGCCGCTCGCGTTGCTCGGCGAGGAATTGGAGGTCTTTATCGATCGATGGGATTATGGCGGAGATGTTATGTCTCTTGCAGATATCTAACAGGCAGTCGATGAACCCGGGCGAGTCAAGTGGAGGCACGACCTCGAACCCATCGCCCTGAAGGAGCGCGGCCGACAGCGGGGACATGTCCGCCGCGATCACAAGCCCACCTCCGAGCTCGGAAAGCGCCCGCTGAAAGGCCTTAACGAGGTCCGCCCGCCAGTTAGCACTCAGGATGAGAATATTCATCTGGTCTTCAGTCCGGCCATGATGATGGGAGGATGATCCACGAAGGACACGAAGGCGCACGAAGGCAAGTCCAGCAACCGGGCCACGATCCCCTATCCCTTCTTCGTGTCTCTTCGTGTTCCTCGTGGATTTCCGAGAGATGAGTGGCCCTCGGCCTGGCGCCGCGCCAATTCCCGATTGGCCTCCAGGACAAGCTGCACCGCATCCTTCAGATTATCACGTGTTTCCTCGAGCGTTCGGCCCTGTGTGTTAGCTCCAGGCAACTCCTCTACATACCCAATCCACCAGTCGCCCTCTTGCTCCAACACGGCGGTGAATTTCTCCATCTCTTCCGCCCTCCTCTCTTTCTTCACCGACTCTTTGGCTACGTCTTTCTCCTTATGAATACCACCCTGGGCATAAGGCAACAATAGCAGAAACATCCAGACAGGAGCGTTCCCACATCAAAAAGAAAAAGACGGCTCAATCTTGCTGAAGTGCTACGCCTCATTCAAACTGCCAGGGAGCAATAGCAATATCGCCCACAATCTCGGAGATATCACCCGGTTTAGTCAAGCCGGTAAACCAGGAGTATTCGCCGGCGGAGAGCTCAGGCAAATTCATCTCAAAAATCACTGAGGGTCCCAATGAGAAGCTGGCAGGAATAGTGAAGTCGGCAAAAGCAGGCATCAATCCTGCCGCAAAGCTTGGCCAGGAGAGGAAGGTGCCATCCGGCAGACCAACACCCAGATAGATGTCAACCGTGACCGCCGGGCCCGGATTCTCCAAACTCGCTTCAACTATCATCCTGTCACCAAGACGATAGAGAGATTTGTTGGTGGCGACCGAGATAACGGGCATCTGGGTCAGGACGCTCACGCCGTCGCTGTCTGTCCCAAACCACTTGTTGCCATTGGCGTCTATGGCAATAGCTTGTACAGTATCATTGACCAGACCGCTGTTGCCAGTGTTGTAAGTTGTCCAGCTGCCATCAGAGTGGAGGACACTGACGCCGCCTTCGTATGTCCCGAACCACTTGTTGCCATTGGTATCTATGGCAATGGCAAGCAGATAGTTGCTGACCAGACCGCTGTTATTAGTATTGTAACTTGTCCAACTGCCGTCAGCACGGAGGACGCTAACGCCACCGGTAGTGCCGAACCACTTGTTGCCATTGGCCTCGATGGCAATGGTAAGCACATAGTTGTCGGCCAGACCGCTGTTGTCAGTATTGTAAGTCATCCAACTGCCATCAGGATGGAGGACGCTAACGCCGTCATACCCAGCGCCGAACCACTTGTTGCCGGCACCATCTATGCCAATGGCATTCACATAGTCACCGGCCAGACGGCTGTTGCCGGAATTATAAGTCGTCCACCTCCTGCCGTAGGGGTGGAGAACGCTGACGCCGCGATTGGTTCCGAACCACTTGTTGCCATGGGCGTCTATGGCAATGGCATTCACAAGGCTATTGTAAGTCCTCCAACTGCCGTCGCAGCGGAGAACGCTGACACCGCCGCCCCTCCCGAACCACTTGTTGCCATGGGCGTCTATGGCAATGGCCATCACACTATCGCCGGCAAGACCGCTGTTGCCGGTGTTATAACTTGTCCACCTATCCTCGGCAAAGCTATTGGTCACCGTCAATATCACAAGCGCAGTTGCCAAAACCGTTAAAACAGGAATCAATCTCTTCATCTTTCATCTCCTTTTTTAAGGATCTTACCCCGCCCCTTCCGAGGTTCAGCTTTTTCCCCCTTATTCCGTTTCCTTGACGGAACAAAGGGACTTAAACTGTAAAGAACAAACTGCGTTAAACTTAGCAAGATGCCAAACGATTGTCAAGAAAGAGCAGACGTTGAAAAGGGTCTGCTTCGACAAAACTACCACGGAATCTAAGCGAAGGCAGCTGGGCATGTAAGAAAGTCCAAAGTCTTCATCCTTCATCCTTCATCCTTCTCATCTCAGGTGCCCATAAGCCTCACCGTCTGGCGACTATCTGGAATGTGTTCTGCGAGCGGACGAGCACGTCGGCCAGAGCGCAGAAAACTCCAAACCGTCTCGAGCAGTATTTCTCGATACTGATAACTGAGAGTCCATTCGAGTTGAGGGCAGAGGCGACGGCCGCCGGGTCGATGCCTCCAAAGCGCCGTTGAAAATCGGACATGGAGTAGTCGATGCATCTCGCCTCGGCTGGGAGCGAGCGGATTCGCAGCCTGTAAAGCGATTCGTCAAGCCGGGCGATCGCACGATGAAATGAATACCGCAGCCTGCTCGATATAGTCTGTTTGAGCGGCTCGTGCGTGATCAGCATGACGCCGCCGCCGGCAAGTCTTGACGAGGCGAGCCGAAGCGCCTCGGGGACGTCCGGGACGTGATGCAGCGCGCCGCAGAAGACGATTAGGTCGAATTCTTGAGGGCAGCCGGCGAGGAACGAGAATAGGTCAGCGCAGATGAGCTTGGGCTGAACGTCGAGCTTCATGGCCCGAACCTTGCCTCTTGCGATACGCAGCATCGCAAGCGAGGCGTCGAACGCGATAACATCAAAGCCCGCCTCGGCGAGCATGATAGAGACCTTGCCCGTTCCACAGGCCACGTCGAGCGCTCTTGGCCTCCGGCCTCTTCTGCCCAACGCTCGCCTGACGGCCTCGAGAGCTCGCCTTCGGCGTCCTCGCTCGAAGAAGTTCCGCTCCTCGGGGTGCAGCGCGTCGTAGTAGGGCGCCTCGACCTTGTGCACCTCGATGTTGGCTTTGAGCACGTCATCGCTGGCGTAAGAGTTCATGCCCTAGATGCTCGTGTAGGGACGGGGCTTGTCTCCGCCCATCTATATATTCGGGCAGACACAAGGCCTGCCCCTACATGTGGCATACCCCGCTGCGTCATCCCCGTAGAAACCGACTTATTGGACAGCCTCCAAGCGACGCCCCTACGATTTACGGTCACGTTAGCTGCTCCGAATTGAGGGCACTGAGCCTCGCAGCCAGGAGCGTGTATCGCTTCGAGGTCTTGTCGTTGCCTATTGCCATGAAAAGAGCCTTTTTTGAGCCTACCATCATAACGAGCTTCTTGGCCCGCGTTACTGCCGTATAGATGAGGTTACGCTGAAGGAGTAAGAAATGCTGGGTTATGAGCGGCAGTATCACCGCCTCGTATTCGCTGCCCTGCGATTTGTGCACCGATATCGCGTAGGCGAGTTCGAGCTCACCCGCGTCGATGGGCGAGTAATTGACCTTCCTGTCGCCGAAATCGACGATAAGGTTTTGGTTCGCGCGGTTGAGCATCACGATCACGCCGATATCTCCGTTGAAGACCTCTTTCTCGTAGCTGTTTTTGGTCTGCATCACCTTGTCGCCCTCTCGGAAGACGCGGCCCCCGAACTGCACGGGCCTCCCATTTGGATTGAGAGCGTTTTGCAGCTCGACGTTCAATGTGTGTGTGCCGACGCGTCCGCGGTGCATCGGCGTCAGGACCTGAATCTGGGTTAGGGGATCGAACCCAAAGCGCCGGGGCACTCTGTGTGTTGCGAGCTCTATGATGGCCTTCAGGACGCTCTCCGGGCTGCCCCGCTCGACGAAATAGAATTGACCATGAGCGGAGCTAGACCGCTTGGGTAGAATCGGCGCATCCCCCTGGTTTATCTTGTGTGCGTTCACCACGATGAGGTTATCATAACCGTTCACTGACTGCTGGCGGAAGATGTGCGTCAGCCTGATAACCGGGACGGACCCTGATCTGATGATGTCATTAAGAACCGCACCCGGGCCAACTGACGGCAACTGGTCGGCATCCCCGACAATGACGAGCGAGCAGCTGGGCGCAAGGGCTGACAGGAGTTTCGACATGAGCCTGATGTCAACCATCGACGCCTCGTCCATCACAATGAAATCCGCTGGGAGTTTGCGATGCTTCCCGTATTTGAAGGCACGTTTGAAGGCATCATATTCCAAGAGGCGATGGACCGTTTTGGCCTCGAAGCCGGTCGCCTCCGAGAGCCGCTTGGCGGCCCTTCCGGTGGGAGCACAGAGCCCCAGCCTAACTCGCAGACGGCGGCATATTCTCACCAGCCGACCAACCAGCGCGGTCTTGCCGGTGCCCGGCCCGCCGGTGATGACCGTAACCTTTGAGGTCAATGTCTTGTGGATGGCCGAGGACTGCTCGTCAGAGAGGATAAGCTTATCGGTCTTCTCGGCCGCGGCGCTGGCCGCAAGCGCTCTCGCCGCGTCGAACGGCGCAGGCCCAGCGATTAGGTCGCGAAGGCTTTTGGCGACGGACTCCTCGCAGACCTTGAGTTCAGCCAGAAACACCGCGTCTTCCGCGAGCGGGTCCAGGGCGAGCTTCTTCTCTTGGCAAAGGGATGTGAGCGCCTCGAGAATGAGACTCTCCTCGACGGCCAGCAACTCCTGAACCGAGCTCACAAACACATCCTTCGGCAGATAAGTGTGTCCCTTCTCGCTCGCCCTTCGCAATGCGTAGGACGCGCCCGCCTTGATGCGCTCCGGGTTTTTGGGGCTCAGGCCCAATTTCTGGGCGATCGCGTCCGCTGTCTTGAACCCAATGCCTGTTATATCGTCCGCCAACTTGTAGGGGTTCGACGTCAGCACATTGACCGCCGAGGCGCCATACTCTTTGAAGACCTGCATCCCTCGCGCGATGCTGACGCCGTACCCCTGTAGGAACACGAGCAGTTGGCGCAGACCCCTATACCTGTTCCACGCCTCAACTGCGC
The window above is part of the bacterium genome. Proteins encoded here:
- a CDS encoding type II toxin-antitoxin system HicB family antitoxin → MEKFTAVLEQEGDWWIGYVEELPGANTQGRTLEETRDNLKDAVQLVLEANRELARRQAEGHSSLGNPRGTRRDTKKG
- a CDS encoding class I SAM-dependent methyltransferase translates to MNSYASDDVLKANIEVHKVEAPYYDALHPEERNFFERGRRRRALEAVRRALGRRGRRPRALDVACGTGKVSIMLAEAGFDVIAFDASLAMLRIARGKVRAMKLDVQPKLICADLFSFLAGCPQEFDLIVFCGALHHVPDVPEALRLASSRLAGGGVMLITHEPLKQTISSRLRYSFHRAIARLDESLYRLRIRSLPAEARCIDYSMSDFQRRFGGIDPAAVASALNSNGLSVISIEKYCSRRFGVFCALADVLVRSQNTFQIVARR
- a CDS encoding ATP-dependent RecD-like DNA helicase, which codes for MPNRPLFPSHRRDPLEQQAKQAELSAGQAAPEHLTTAGTIERIVFASDDERYVVAELKQPDGETIVVCGNLGPCSPGEEVEVQGTWSQHPKYGKRLQVHSFQSRIPQTLAGLRKFLGSGLITGIGETRARQIVEHFGDKTVEVLDHDSERLLSIPGIGPQTVKRAVEAWNRYRGLRQLLVFLQGYGVSIARGMQVFKEYGASAVNVLTSNPYKLADDITGIGFKTADAIAQKLGLSPKNPERIKAGASYALRRASEKGHTYLPKDVFVSSVQELLAVEESLILEALTSLCQEKKLALDPLAEDAVFLAELKVCEESVAKSLRDLIAGPAPFDAARALAASAAAEKTDKLILSDEQSSAIHKTLTSKVTVITGGPGTGKTALVGRLVRICRRLRVRLGLCAPTGRAAKRLSEATGFEAKTVHRLLEYDAFKRAFKYGKHRKLPADFIVMDEASMVDIRLMSKLLSALAPSCSLVIVGDADQLPSVGPGAVLNDIIRSGSVPVIRLTHIFRQQSVNGYDNLIVVNAHKINQGDAPILPKRSSSAHGQFYFVERGSPESVLKAIIELATHRVPRRFGFDPLTQIQVLTPMHRGRVGTHTLNVELQNALNPNGRPVQFGGRVFREGDKVMQTKNSYEKEVFNGDIGVIVMLNRANQNLIVDFGDRKVNYSPIDAGELELAYAISVHKSQGSEYEAVILPLITQHFLLLQRNLIYTAVTRAKKLVMMVGSKKALFMAIGNDKTSKRYTLLAARLSALNSEQLT
- a CDS encoding ATP-grasp domain-containing protein, encoding MNILILSANWRADLVKAFQRALSELGGGLVIAADMSPLSAALLQGDGFEVVPPLDSPGFIDCLLDICKRHNISAIIPSIDKDLQFLAEQRERLRKSGITAVVSSPETIAICDDKYRTYRFFRDNGIPTPATWLPEQLEAGGEGPRYPLLVKPRRGIGGKGVFKLESEDELRFYLKRVADPVVQEFLPGPEYSFDTLSDFSGKALCVVPRERIYVRDGEVFKGRTVRNMEFIRLVARAAESLRLTGPAVIQGLLDRQGSLKLTEANPRFGSGALLSIAAGAELAKDLIRLIQGEKLTPKLGQFRDGVYLLRYYDAFFPTGETLPK